The window ATCCAACATAGTCGGGCACTCGACAAACGTACGTTTAGTATCCTCAAACGCAATCTCCTCAAAATCATCTTCTGCCACATAAAAAAATGCAGAACTCACAACATCCTTCGATGTTCGATCAACTGTAGAGTCGACAAAAATCCATCCGACAACAGGTAGATGATCTAGATTCAACATAAGCTCAGAAAAACCCTTATATACTTTCATGCACATCCTCTTTATTATCGACAGGCTGTACCACCGCCCCATTTATTTCGCCCACCCTTGCCATCTGGATGGTACACCTTGTGATATGTTTGATGATCTAGTCTATCAACCAACTGAAGCGATCCAGGCTTGTCTCCGTGATGCCAAGTCATACCCGGAGGAGAACTGCCGCGGAACGAGCCGTCTACCCGAGGCTGAACATGTTCTACAACACCGGGATACTTAGACTGCAACGTCTTTTTAAAATCGTAGTCGACTTTAACGCGCTCATATACTGATTGATTCGCACGACTGAAGTGCTCAACATCTGTCATTTTGAACTCTGACTTCATCAGAGTATGTTCGTGACTAGAATGATATTTACCTAAGTCACGTACGCCTTCTCCATTGTACCAGCCAAGTGGATCTATCCAACGTACTGAGTTAATAGCATATTGATATAGATTATCCCCACCTACCAACCCGATCGGATCCTGCGTTACAAACCGCCCCACCTCCGGATCGTAATACCGAAACGTGTTGTAGTGCAGCCCCGTCTCATCGTCGAAATACTGCCCCTGAAACCGTAGGTTCTGCTCGACAGCGTTAACGTGCAGTCGCTCCAGTGCACCCCACGCCTTATACGTCGCCTGCCAAACAATCTGCCCCTCTCGGTCCGTCATCTCCAACGGCGTACCAATCTGGTCGGTATGGAAGTAGTAAAGCTTCTGCTCCTCACCTTCCGCCTGATCCACCCGCGCCAACGGCGCATAACTCCCCGGCTCATACAGGTACAAACTGCTCTGCCCCGGACGTTCCTCACGCAACATCCGCAAGCCTTGCCACAAAAAGTGCTTCTGCTCCGTCTTGCCATTGACCTCTGAAACCTTGGCAACCCGTCGCCCCAGGCTGTCGTATCGATACGCACCGGTACTTTCCAGCTTGCCGTTAACCAACGTCTCCGCCCGCACCAAGCGATTTTCACAGTCATAACAAAACGTCTGCAGCGTGCCCATGCCGCTGCGTTTTTCAATCAGGTTGCCCCACGCATCGTAGGCATATTCCTGATCTCGCCAGCGTTTGAGGCGGTTGTCCTTGACGTGGTCAAACTGGCTGGTGTTGAAGTTCAGCCGGTTCGCCGCGGCGTCGTAGCGAAATTCTTCGCTGTCGATCAGCTGGCCGGTGTCGCGGCTGTGCAACTGGCCGTTGGCTTCGTATTCGTACTTGATCTCGCCACGCAGTTTGTCGAGGGTGCGGGTCAACTCGCCGGCCGGGTCGTACTGGCGGCGGCGGTGGATCGGGTTGTAGGCGTGCTCGACCAGCAGGTCGGGCTGGATGCCGGGGTTGTGGATTCTCGAGAGTTTTTCCGCCGGCAGGCGCGAGGCGAACTGCCAGCTCTTGCGGCCCATGGCGTCGTAGCCGAAGCAGCTGGTGAGTGTGCCCTGGGTGCGCAGGACTTCGCGGTGCAGGTCGTCGCGCTCGATGTCGCTGATGAGCTGGCCGTCGAGGTTGAGTTGGTGCAGGTGGCCGCTGCCGTAGTACAGGTGATTCAGGTGTTGGCCGGTGGGCAACGTCAGGGTGGTGAGGTTGCTCAGTGGGTCGTACTCGTAGGACAAGACGCCTTGCGCCGTGGTCTCCTGGATCAGCCTGCCGAGCAGGTCGTAGGAGAATTCCAGCGTTTCTTCGCTGACACCCAGTTGCTTGCCCTGCGCGGTCGGCAGGCGCTGGATCGACAGCAGGCGATCAGCGTCGTCGTACACGTAATCCTGACGGGCATCGGCATTGAGTTTGGCCAGCAGCCGGCCAATGCTGTCGCGCTCGAACTCGGTACGACGCTGAGGCCGGTCGCCGCGTTCGCCGTAGCCGGTTTCGTCGACCTGGGTCAGATGCCCGCCGAGGTTGTAGCTGAAGCGTCGAGTCAGGTTGTCGATGCGTTTTTCTTCGATCAACCGGTCGGACGCATCGTAGGCGAACTGGTACGCCGCGTTGTTCTCGTTGATCAGCGCGGTCAGGCGAATCGCCGGGTCGTATTCGTAGCGGATGCGCTGGCCCTTGGCGTCCTGGCGGCTGCTCGGCAATCCACGGGCGGTGCGCAGCAGGCGTGTGGTCTGGCCTTTGCCGTCGGTATGCGTCAGTACCTGGCCGAGGGCGTTGTAGGTGAAGGATTCGGCGCTGCCATCCGGATGATTGATGCGCAGCACTTCGCCGTCGGGTTTGCGTTCCAGGGTAGTGGTCTGGCCCAGCGCGTCGGTGACGGCGACCAGATGCTGGCGCTCGTCGAAGCGGTAGGTGGTGTTTTTACCCGAACAATCCTGGAAGCGTTCGACCTGGGCCAGGGTGTTCCACCACAGGTATTTGGACTTGTGGGTCGCGTCGATGATGGTGTGCGGCAGGCCGTCGTCGCCGTTGAGGTATTCGGTTTTATTACCCAGGGCGTCGACTTCGGCGATCAAGTTGCCCTTGGCGTCGTAGCGGGCTTGCCAGGTGCTGCCGTCCGGTAATCCACCTGTGTGATCAGCAGCGTCAGGTGGTGATAACGGTATTTGATCGTGCGCCCGAGCGGGTCGGCGATCCGTGTGCTGCGTACTTTATTGCTCGCAATAACAGTGTAACCATTAGAGGCCGAATTATTATCTCAGCCCCTCCGAAAGCACCAACTTATTAAAGAACACCGCATCCAATTAAGATCCAGCCACTACCACAAACGACCTTCAGAAGCACACCGCCAAAACTTAATTACCACCAAGAAAAAACTGCTTAACACTAAAAAT of the Pseudomonas sp. MAG733B genome contains:
- a CDS encoding HNH endonuclease, which codes for MKSEFKMTDVEHFSRANQSVYERVKVDYDFKKTLQSKYPGVVEHVQPRVDGSFRGSSPPGMTWHHGDKPGSLQLVDRLDHQTYHKVYHPDGKGGRNKWGGGTACR